One window of the Natrinema sp. HArc-T2 genome contains the following:
- the pheT gene encoding phenylalanine--tRNA ligase subunit beta has product MPTVDIDPDELRDLTGHEEKGDEELKEDLFGLGLEFEGRTEEGTFELEFAPDRLDRLSVEGVARSLRYQYGDARGVHVPSPNSADWTIEVDESVPDERPYVTGAVIRDVDLDEEALESLIQLQEKLHATMGRKRAKGAIGIHDLTMLKGTAATEGNPTIEYVGVEPDGDQFVPLDSDAEMTPAEVLETHQTGQTYADLISEYERYPAIYDDIGLFSFPPVINGRRTEVSTDSRDLFVEMTGTDQWTIDKMLNIVCYALSARGATVEEVTVEYPDHDLVRPDLSMKTKTVAHDRIETILGIGLDPAEVIDLAERSGLEAEKEENEDGDLVYEVTIPPYRVDVLHPLDIIDDLGRAYGFNDLEPRYPDVGTVGGRHERSRLERAAREGLVGLGFEDLLNFHMISEEENYDRLDVEPGADVYGAGEPATIKEPYSEDFTMLRTWVMPSLLMVLERNTHRAYPQDLAEIGFAAAVDEDENTGVTEGRRVGAVIASHDAGYEDAKARLQALARNFDVDLETPPTDHPTFISGRTAAVVIDGEEVGVIGEVHPKVLVEHDLEVPVSAFEFDLEALR; this is encoded by the coding sequence ATGCCTACGGTCGACATTGACCCCGACGAACTGCGCGACCTGACCGGCCACGAGGAGAAAGGCGACGAGGAGCTGAAAGAGGACTTGTTCGGCCTCGGCCTCGAGTTCGAGGGCCGAACCGAAGAGGGAACGTTCGAACTCGAGTTCGCGCCGGACCGGCTCGACCGGCTCTCGGTCGAGGGCGTCGCCCGGTCGCTGCGTTACCAGTACGGCGACGCGCGAGGGGTCCACGTTCCCTCGCCGAACTCGGCGGACTGGACCATTGAAGTGGACGAGTCGGTCCCCGACGAGCGCCCGTACGTCACGGGCGCGGTGATCCGCGACGTGGACCTCGACGAGGAGGCCCTCGAGTCGCTCATCCAGCTCCAGGAGAAACTTCACGCGACGATGGGGCGCAAGCGCGCGAAGGGCGCGATCGGGATTCACGATCTGACGATGCTGAAAGGGACGGCCGCAACCGAAGGCAACCCGACGATCGAGTACGTCGGCGTCGAACCCGACGGCGATCAGTTCGTACCCCTCGATTCCGACGCGGAGATGACGCCCGCGGAGGTGCTCGAGACCCACCAGACGGGCCAGACCTACGCTGATCTCATCAGCGAGTACGAGCGCTACCCCGCGATCTACGACGACATCGGGCTGTTCTCGTTCCCGCCGGTGATCAACGGCCGTCGCACGGAGGTGTCGACGGACTCGCGGGACCTGTTCGTCGAGATGACTGGCACCGACCAGTGGACGATCGACAAGATGCTGAATATCGTCTGCTACGCGCTGTCAGCCCGCGGAGCCACGGTCGAGGAAGTCACCGTCGAATATCCCGACCACGACCTCGTCCGCCCGGACCTCTCGATGAAGACGAAGACGGTCGCCCACGACCGTATCGAAACGATCCTCGGAATCGGGCTCGACCCCGCCGAAGTGATCGATCTGGCCGAGCGATCCGGTCTCGAGGCCGAAAAGGAAGAAAACGAGGATGGGGACCTCGTCTACGAAGTGACGATCCCACCGTATCGCGTCGACGTGCTCCACCCGCTGGACATCATCGACGATCTCGGGCGCGCCTACGGCTTCAACGACCTCGAGCCCCGCTATCCCGACGTGGGGACCGTCGGCGGTCGTCACGAGCGGTCTCGCCTCGAGCGCGCGGCCCGCGAGGGGCTCGTCGGGCTGGGCTTCGAGGACCTCCTGAACTTCCACATGATCAGCGAGGAAGAGAACTACGACCGGCTCGACGTCGAGCCGGGCGCGGACGTCTACGGGGCCGGCGAACCCGCGACGATCAAAGAACCCTACAGCGAGGACTTCACCATGCTGCGGACCTGGGTCATGCCCTCGCTGTTGATGGTCTTAGAGCGCAACACCCATCGCGCGTACCCGCAGGACCTCGCCGAGATCGGCTTCGCCGCCGCAGTCGACGAAGACGAAAACACCGGTGTCACGGAAGGGCGCCGCGTCGGGGCCGTCATCGCCAGTCATGACGCCGGCTACGAGGATGCCAAGGCACGGCTCCAGGCGCTCGCGCGCAACTTCGACGTCGACCTCGAGACACCGCCGACCGACCACCCGACCTTCATTTCGGGTCGAACCGCCGCGGTCGTCATCGATGGCGAGGAGGTCGGCGTGATCGGTGAAGTCCATCCGAAGGTACTCGTCGAACACGACCTCGAGGTACCGGTCTCTGCGTTCGAGTTCGATCTCGAGGCGCTGCGCTGA
- a CDS encoding non-histone chromosomal MC1 family protein codes for MVREDGKRNFALRESGGDESSVFSGNTPRQAALKAARRLEPGSSEEEADRVELKLREKGTDKVHIYEGWAWEETAPSDKPDWMPDEITEANVSKKGIDHLDE; via the coding sequence ATGGTACGCGAAGACGGTAAACGAAACTTTGCACTGCGCGAATCGGGCGGTGACGAATCGAGTGTCTTCTCCGGCAATACGCCCCGTCAGGCCGCGCTCAAGGCGGCCCGACGGCTCGAGCCGGGTTCGAGCGAGGAGGAAGCCGACCGCGTCGAGCTCAAACTACGAGAGAAGGGGACGGACAAGGTACACATCTACGAGGGCTGGGCGTGGGAGGAGACGGCGCCGAGCGACAAGCCTGACTGGATGCCCGACGAGATCACGGAAGCGAACGTCTCGAAGAAAGGAATCGATCACTTAGACGAGTAG
- the pheA gene encoding prephenate dehydratase yields the protein MAAVTLGPEGTYSHRATSAIADNGEIDFRQSVTAIVDAVAAGEYDRGVIPIENSIEGSVTESLDAIAEYDVAVVREIVTPIRHALLAQGPEFDTIASHSQALAQCRSYLEREYPDATLEAVASTAQGVEFARDDPSVAGIGHPANADGDGLEVLAEDIQDQDSNATRFFALAPADERSTGGGKTSLVVYPNANYPGLLLELLEPFADRDINLTRVESRPSGQRLGDYVFHIDFEAGLYESRTQEAIADLEELAENGWVRRLGSYDTEHVVE from the coding sequence ATGGCTGCAGTTACGCTGGGACCCGAAGGAACCTATTCACACCGGGCGACGAGCGCGATCGCCGACAACGGCGAGATCGACTTCCGCCAGTCGGTGACGGCGATCGTCGACGCCGTCGCCGCCGGCGAGTACGACCGCGGCGTCATTCCCATCGAAAACAGTATCGAGGGCTCGGTGACCGAAAGCCTCGACGCGATCGCGGAGTACGACGTCGCCGTCGTCCGCGAGATCGTCACCCCGATCCGCCACGCCTTGCTCGCACAGGGTCCGGAGTTCGACACCATCGCCAGTCACTCGCAGGCGCTGGCGCAGTGTCGTTCGTATCTCGAGCGCGAGTATCCCGACGCAACTCTCGAGGCTGTCGCGAGCACGGCCCAGGGCGTTGAGTTCGCCCGCGATGACCCGTCGGTCGCGGGCATTGGTCATCCGGCGAACGCCGACGGCGACGGTCTCGAGGTGCTGGCCGAGGACATCCAGGATCAGGATTCGAACGCGACGCGGTTTTTCGCGCTCGCGCCCGCCGACGAGCGCTCGACCGGCGGCGGCAAGACCTCGCTGGTGGTCTACCCGAACGCGAACTACCCCGGCCTGTTGCTCGAGTTGCTCGAGCCGTTCGCGGATCGAGACATCAATCTGACCCGTGTCGAATCGCGTCCAAGCGGCCAGCGGCTGGGCGATTACGTCTTCCACATCGACTTCGAGGCCGGTCTCTACGAGTCGCGCACCCAGGAAGCGATCGCAGATTTAGAAGAGCTTGCCGAGAACGGCTGGGTCCGGCGGCTCGGCTCGTACGACACCGAACACGTCGTCGAGTAA
- a CDS encoding peroxiredoxin yields the protein MPLVPGDDTPTVTAPNQDGETVSLAFAAPTVLYFYPKDDTPGCTVEANQFQRERETYADAGVDVYGVSTDGVDSHQSFCESEGLEFDLLADPDAELAAAFDVELRNGKPARTTFLLADGEVQAVYEGVDPDGHAREVLRDALEDGLVTLPE from the coding sequence ATGCCTCTCGTTCCAGGCGACGACACGCCGACCGTAACCGCACCGAATCAGGACGGCGAGACCGTCAGCCTCGCGTTCGCAGCGCCGACGGTCCTCTATTTCTACCCGAAAGACGACACGCCCGGCTGTACCGTCGAGGCAAACCAGTTCCAGCGTGAGCGCGAGACTTACGCGGACGCTGGCGTCGACGTCTACGGCGTCTCGACCGACGGCGTCGATTCCCACCAGTCCTTTTGCGAGTCGGAAGGCCTCGAGTTCGACCTACTCGCAGATCCCGACGCCGAGCTCGCTGCGGCCTTCGATGTCGAACTTCGGAACGGCAAACCCGCGCGGACGACGTTCCTGCTAGCCGACGGCGAAGTGCAGGCGGTCTACGAGGGCGTCGATCCTGACGGCCACGCACGCGAAGTTCTGCGTGACGCCCTCGAGGACGGCCTCGTGACCCTTCCCGAGTGA
- a CDS encoding Hsp20/alpha crystallin family protein, producing the protein MRRNPFDEVEELLDRVSQQVEEGMAAGGLQVPGTVPVDVADRDEEYVVTADLPGYETEDIELTLSDGTLRLEADRIDEGEFAEGHYIRRERTETSVNRRIRLPEPVDEDGVAAGFENGVLTVRLPKESGGEDSKQIDIE; encoded by the coding sequence ATGCGACGCAATCCGTTCGACGAAGTAGAGGAACTGCTCGACCGCGTGAGTCAACAGGTCGAAGAGGGGATGGCTGCCGGCGGGCTGCAGGTTCCGGGGACGGTGCCGGTCGATGTCGCCGACCGCGACGAGGAGTACGTCGTCACGGCTGACCTCCCCGGCTACGAGACCGAGGACATCGAGCTGACGCTCTCGGACGGGACGCTGCGCCTCGAGGCCGACCGGATCGACGAGGGCGAGTTCGCCGAGGGGCATTACATTCGCCGCGAACGGACGGAGACCTCGGTGAATCGACGAATTCGACTCCCCGAACCGGTCGACGAGGACGGGGTGGCAGCCGGCTTCGAAAACGGTGTGCTGACGGTTCGGCTGCCGAAGGAGTCGGGTGGCGAGGATTCGAAGCAGATCGACATCGAGTAA
- the leuS gene encoding leucine--tRNA ligase yields MSDEGYDHATVERRWQEAWDDEDVYRTPDDVEDPTYVLGMYPYPSGKLHMGHVRNYTITDAYARYRRMQGDDVLHPMGWDAFGLPAENAAKERDTNPRDWTFDCIETMTDQMESMGFGYDWEREITTCTPEYYQWNQWLFSRFHEEGLVERRDAEVNWCPECETVLADEQVEGEAELCWRCDTPVEQRELEQWFLKITEYADELLEAIDDLEGWPNSVRQMQRNWIGRQYGTELDFEIEGYGSVEAFTTRVDTIYGATFFALAPDHPISEELAAENDDVRHFIEHEADPEGDEPNGVETGLTATNPVTGDEIPVYVADFVLSDVGTGALMAVPGHDERDHAFAEKMGIEIKPVIAPEPDDWDGETAPDAPDVSEAAFTDDGVLINSGEYSGLDSETARERLTEDIESAEEATQYQLRDWGISRQRYWGTPIPVIHCDDCGPVMVPEEDLPVELPEFINTTGNPLDAAEEWKATTCPDCGSPATRETDTMDTFVDSSWYFLRYVSPGSEEVPFDLERANDWMPVDQYVGGIEHAVMHLLYSRFFTKVLADHEGLEHREPFTNLLAQGMVQLEGEKMSKSKGNVVSPQRIVEDYGADTARLFMMQAAQPERDFDWSEEGVQSTYAFLTRLEGMVEDYVADQPDGDDDAIASYVDAEIDATIAIASGEYDDLTFNKALRETQDLVRTLRQYADYTEPHAETYERGLSAVVRLLAPVAPHLAEELYDELGGDGFVAEANWPTAKIDRDRVAKRRRLVENTREDIRDIVEVAGIDDPQGIDVVIAPDWKYDALEIAIESDADNLIGELMQQSHIREQGDAAADYGQDLQAEREALSMSLTPEEEYDALEAAAWLIEREFEAPVNVVQADEADESVLKNAEPGRPAIEIEN; encoded by the coding sequence ATGAGTGACGAGGGATACGACCACGCGACGGTCGAACGGCGCTGGCAGGAGGCGTGGGACGATGAAGACGTCTACCGGACGCCCGACGACGTCGAGGATCCGACGTACGTCCTGGGGATGTACCCGTATCCGTCCGGCAAGCTCCACATGGGCCACGTCCGCAACTACACGATCACGGACGCGTACGCCCGCTATCGCCGGATGCAAGGCGACGACGTGCTCCATCCGATGGGATGGGACGCCTTCGGTCTCCCCGCGGAGAACGCGGCCAAGGAACGCGACACGAACCCGCGTGACTGGACGTTCGACTGCATCGAGACGATGACCGACCAGATGGAGTCGATGGGCTTTGGCTACGACTGGGAGCGCGAAATCACCACCTGCACGCCGGAGTACTACCAGTGGAACCAGTGGCTCTTCTCCCGGTTCCACGAGGAAGGACTGGTCGAACGACGTGACGCCGAAGTCAACTGGTGTCCCGAGTGTGAGACCGTGCTGGCCGACGAACAGGTCGAAGGCGAGGCCGAACTCTGCTGGCGCTGTGACACCCCCGTCGAACAACGCGAACTCGAGCAGTGGTTCCTGAAGATCACCGAGTACGCGGACGAGCTGTTGGAGGCCATCGACGACTTAGAGGGATGGCCCAACTCGGTGCGCCAGATGCAGCGCAACTGGATCGGTCGCCAGTACGGGACGGAACTGGACTTCGAGATCGAGGGCTACGGTTCGGTCGAGGCCTTCACGACCCGCGTCGACACGATCTACGGCGCGACGTTCTTCGCGCTCGCGCCCGACCACCCGATCAGCGAGGAGCTGGCCGCGGAGAACGACGACGTTCGACACTTCATCGAGCACGAAGCCGACCCCGAGGGCGACGAACCAAACGGCGTCGAGACGGGCCTGACTGCAACCAATCCCGTCACCGGCGACGAGATCCCGGTCTACGTGGCGGACTTCGTCCTCTCGGACGTCGGGACGGGCGCGCTGATGGCCGTGCCCGGCCACGACGAGCGCGACCACGCGTTTGCCGAGAAGATGGGGATCGAGATCAAGCCCGTCATCGCCCCCGAACCCGACGACTGGGACGGCGAGACGGCTCCCGACGCACCCGACGTCAGCGAGGCGGCGTTCACCGACGACGGCGTCCTGATCAACTCCGGCGAGTACAGCGGCCTCGACAGCGAGACGGCCCGCGAGCGACTCACCGAGGACATCGAGAGCGCCGAGGAGGCTACCCAGTACCAGCTGCGCGACTGGGGCATCTCCCGCCAGCGCTACTGGGGGACGCCGATCCCGGTCATCCACTGTGACGACTGTGGCCCCGTCATGGTCCCCGAAGAGGACCTGCCGGTCGAACTGCCGGAGTTCATCAACACGACCGGGAATCCGCTCGACGCCGCCGAGGAGTGGAAGGCGACGACGTGTCCGGACTGTGGCAGTCCGGCGACCCGCGAGACCGACACGATGGACACCTTCGTCGACTCGTCGTGGTACTTCCTGCGATACGTCTCGCCCGGTTCCGAGGAGGTCCCCTTCGACCTCGAGCGGGCCAACGACTGGATGCCCGTCGACCAGTACGTCGGCGGCATCGAACACGCCGTGATGCACCTGCTCTACTCACGATTCTTCACCAAGGTGCTCGCAGACCACGAAGGCCTCGAGCACCGCGAGCCCTTCACCAATCTGCTGGCACAGGGCATGGTCCAGCTCGAGGGCGAGAAGATGTCCAAATCGAAGGGTAACGTCGTCTCGCCCCAGCGGATCGTCGAGGACTACGGTGCGGACACGGCGCGGCTGTTCATGATGCAGGCCGCCCAGCCCGAGCGTGACTTCGACTGGAGCGAGGAAGGTGTGCAGTCGACCTATGCCTTCCTCACCCGACTCGAGGGGATGGTCGAGGACTACGTCGCGGATCAGCCCGACGGCGACGACGATGCGATCGCCAGCTACGTCGACGCGGAGATCGACGCGACGATCGCCATCGCCAGCGGTGAGTACGACGACCTGACGTTCAACAAGGCGTTGCGCGAAACGCAGGATCTGGTGCGGACGCTGCGCCAGTACGCCGACTACACCGAGCCCCACGCCGAGACATACGAGCGTGGGCTGTCTGCCGTCGTCCGACTACTTGCGCCCGTCGCGCCCCACCTCGCTGAAGAGCTATATGATGAACTTGGCGGCGACGGCTTTGTTGCCGAGGCCAACTGGCCGACCGCGAAGATCGACCGTGATCGCGTCGCCAAGCGTCGTCGGCTGGTCGAGAATACCCGCGAGGACATCCGCGACATCGTCGAGGTCGCGGGCATCGACGATCCACAGGGGATCGACGTCGTCATCGCCCCCGACTGGAAGTACGACGCCTTGGAAATCGCCATCGAGAGCGACGCGGACAACTTGATCGGCGAACTGATGCAGCAGTCGCACATCCGCGAGCAGGGCGATGCCGCTGCCGACTACGGGCAGGACCTCCAGGCCGAACGTGAAGCGCTGTCGATGAGCCTCACACCCGAGGAAGAGTACGACGCACTCGAGGCGGCCGCGTGGCTGATCGAACGCGAGTTCGAGGCCCCAGTCAACGTCGTCCAGGCCGACGAGGCAGACGAGAGCGTCCTCAAAAACGCTGAGCCCGGTCGGCCAGCGATCGAAATCGAGAACTGA
- a CDS encoding YqjF family protein, translated as MSEQRTVPFRWPFTGGSALNVPHVTSMTWRDGLFAHWRVDPEALRPHVPGQLALETRNGHAWVSVLSFVLTNVGLRGSPPIMRLAFPALTVRTYVRYRGDPGLFFFSIDIDRSLLATAIGRAIRLPVSDATIQVGATAENHVVFASDRLQTARTRDGPARFAATYRSDGPVFTAEPDTLAYWLTARRRFYAPTGRGVLVGEIAHDPWPLQPAAVTIHENTLFEANGLPTPVGDPVVHYADDLSMTGSIPRRL; from the coding sequence ATGTCCGAACAACGCACGGTGCCGTTTCGATGGCCGTTCACAGGCGGGTCGGCACTGAACGTCCCACACGTCACTTCGATGACCTGGCGCGATGGGTTGTTCGCTCACTGGCGAGTCGATCCGGAGGCACTTCGACCGCACGTGCCCGGGCAGTTGGCCCTCGAGACGCGGAACGGTCACGCCTGGGTGAGCGTCCTCTCGTTTGTGCTCACGAACGTCGGTCTCCGCGGGTCGCCGCCGATCATGCGGCTGGCGTTTCCAGCACTCACCGTCCGAACCTACGTTCGATATCGGGGCGATCCCGGGCTGTTTTTCTTCAGTATCGATATCGACAGGTCGCTGCTCGCGACGGCCATCGGTCGAGCGATTCGGTTGCCCGTCTCCGACGCGACGATCCAGGTTGGGGCCACCGCGGAGAATCACGTGGTTTTCGCGAGCGACCGGCTGCAGACAGCGCGGACGCGTGATGGCCCCGCCCGGTTTGCCGCGACGTATCGCTCTGATGGTCCTGTCTTTACCGCCGAGCCAGACACGCTCGCATATTGGCTCACCGCCCGGCGTCGCTTCTACGCGCCGACTGGCCGTGGCGTCCTCGTCGGTGAGATCGCCCACGATCCGTGGCCGCTCCAGCCCGCTGCCGTAACGATCCACGAGAACACTCTGTTTGAAGCCAACGGACTCCCGACACCGGTCGGCGACCCGGTCGTCCACTACGCTGACGACCTGTCGATGACTGGCTCCATTCCACGGCGATTGTGA
- a CDS encoding ornithine cyclodeaminase family protein, translated as MNTLLLDSDDVDEYALLADVIDAVEGAFGAFERGDTQMPAKSYIDLPQYNGDFRSMPAYLDTGEWDAAGLKWVNVHPDNPEDHDLPTVLGTMIYSDPETAFPLAIMDGTTLTMKRTGAAAAVATDYLAVEDASSLGLVGAGVQSYMQLEAISQIRPIEEVVVSDLDEDRVEHFVETYDDQFDVRGGSISEAGSCDVLSTVTPVEDPIVGLEDVGEHTHINAIGADAEGKHELADAVLEAARIVIDDHEQCTHSGEINVPYGEDVLTDADIHGEIGELVVGAKDGRTDETGITVFDSTGLAIQDVAAAHVVYKQASTDGAGHPFDMIGVGES; from the coding sequence ATGAACACGCTCCTTCTGGACAGTGACGACGTCGACGAGTACGCCCTGCTCGCTGATGTCATCGACGCCGTCGAGGGTGCCTTCGGGGCCTTCGAACGTGGCGATACGCAGATGCCCGCGAAATCCTATATCGACCTCCCACAATATAACGGCGACTTCCGGTCCATGCCCGCCTACCTCGACACCGGCGAGTGGGACGCCGCAGGACTCAAATGGGTCAACGTCCACCCCGACAACCCCGAGGACCACGACCTGCCGACCGTCCTGGGGACGATGATCTACTCCGACCCGGAGACCGCGTTCCCGCTCGCGATCATGGACGGGACGACACTCACGATGAAACGCACCGGCGCAGCGGCGGCGGTCGCCACCGACTATCTGGCCGTCGAGGACGCCTCGAGTCTCGGGCTCGTCGGGGCCGGCGTCCAGTCCTATATGCAACTCGAGGCGATCAGCCAGATCCGACCGATCGAGGAGGTCGTCGTCTCGGACCTTGACGAGGACCGCGTCGAGCACTTCGTCGAGACCTACGACGACCAGTTCGACGTTCGCGGCGGCTCGATTTCGGAGGCCGGGAGCTGCGACGTGCTCTCGACGGTAACGCCGGTCGAGGATCCGATCGTGGGCCTCGAGGATGTCGGCGAGCACACGCACATCAACGCCATCGGCGCCGACGCCGAGGGGAAACACGAACTGGCCGACGCGGTGCTCGAGGCGGCCCGGATCGTCATCGACGACCACGAGCAGTGTACCCACTCGGGCGAGATCAACGTCCCCTACGGCGAGGATGTGCTGACTGATGCGGATATCCACGGCGAGATCGGCGAACTGGTCGTCGGGGCGAAAGACGGGCGGACCGACGAGACTGGCATCACGGTCTTCGACTCGACCGGACTCGCGATCCAGGACGTAGCGGCCGCACACGTGGTCTACAAGCAGGCATCGACAGACGGTGCGGGCCACCCGTTCGACATGATCGGCGTCGGCGAGTCGTAG
- a CDS encoding class I SAM-dependent methyltransferase, whose amino-acid sequence MTNNTGRKRDVAASFSDATDGYLEGNVLKQGADLEQLVDWCGDATCALDVATGAGHVAGSLADAGVSKVVASDLSPAMVQTATTEYRGLEGVAVDAERLPFPADQFDAVTCRFAAHHFPDPEAFLAEVERVLKPGGVFAFEDLCVPADPELAAYVNRIERLRDSGHVETYSRAQWLDWLDATGLTVETVHETSRELEVDAWLDRMAVPEGDRQRIRSLLSDAPTDLEAEFEFQYEADGERLASYRTGVVLLHVTA is encoded by the coding sequence GTGACGAATAATACCGGCAGAAAACGAGACGTCGCGGCGTCCTTCAGCGACGCGACGGACGGCTATCTGGAAGGGAACGTCCTCAAGCAAGGCGCGGACCTCGAGCAACTCGTCGACTGGTGCGGTGACGCGACGTGTGCGCTGGACGTGGCGACTGGTGCGGGCCACGTTGCTGGGTCGCTCGCCGACGCTGGCGTCTCGAAGGTCGTCGCGTCCGATCTCTCGCCGGCAATGGTCCAGACGGCGACGACGGAGTACCGTGGACTCGAGGGCGTGGCGGTCGATGCCGAACGGCTTCCGTTTCCCGCGGACCAGTTCGACGCGGTCACCTGTCGGTTCGCCGCCCACCACTTTCCCGACCCCGAGGCCTTCCTTGCGGAAGTCGAGCGCGTCCTCAAACCTGGAGGCGTGTTCGCGTTCGAGGATCTCTGCGTGCCGGCAGATCCCGAGTTAGCAGCCTACGTCAACCGGATCGAGCGATTACGCGATTCGGGGCACGTCGAGACCTACTCCCGAGCACAGTGGCTCGACTGGCTCGACGCGACGGGGTTGACCGTCGAAACGGTCCACGAGACGAGCCGAGAACTCGAGGTCGACGCCTGGCTCGACCGCATGGCCGTCCCCGAGGGAGACCGCCAGCGGATTCGATCGTTGTTGTCGGACGCACCGACCGACCTCGAGGCGGAGTTCGAGTTTCAGTACGAGGCCGACGGCGAACGGCTCGCGTCGTACCGAACCGGCGTCGTGTTGCTTCACGTGACTGCCTGA